In the genome of Tripterygium wilfordii isolate XIE 37 chromosome 19, ASM1340144v1, whole genome shotgun sequence, one region contains:
- the LOC119985215 gene encoding 60S ribosomal protein L15-1-like, with amino-acid sequence MGAYKYVSELWRKKQSDVMSFLQRVRCWEYRQHPSIVRVTRPTRPDKARRLGYKAKQGYVVYRVRVKRGGRKRPVPKGIVYGKPTNQGVTQLKFQRSKRSVAEERAGRKLGGLRVLNSYWINEDSTYKYYEVILVDVAHNAIRNDPRINWLCNPVHKHRELRGLTSAGKKYRGLRGKGHTHHKARPSRRATWKRNNTLSLRRYR; translated from the exons ATGG GGGCTTACAAGTACGTGTCTGAGCTATGGAGGAAGAAGCAATCCGATGTGATGAGTTTCTTGCAGCGTGTGAGGTGCTGGGAGTACCGGCAGCATCCGTCGATTGTTCGTGTCACGAGGCCCACTCGCCCTGATAAGGCTCGCCGATTGGGGTACAAGGCTAAGCAG GGTTATGTCGTTTATCGCGTCCGTGTTAAGCGTGGTGGTAGAAAGAGACCTGTTCCTAAAGGTATTGTGTATGGAAAGCCCACAAACCAAGGTGTTACTCAATTGAAGTTTCAGCGCAGCAAGAGGTCAGTTGCAGAGGAGCGTGCTGGTAGAAAGTTGGGAGGTCTCAGGGTTCTCAACTCTTACTGGATCAATGAG GATTCTACTTACAAGTATTATGAAGTAATACTTGTCGATGTTGCACACAATGCCATTCGCAATGATCCAAGGATCAATTGGCTCTGCAATCCTGTTCACAAGCACAGAGAGCTCCGTGGCCTTACTTCTGCGGGGAAAAAGTACAGGGGTCTACGCGGAAAGGGGCACACGCACCACAAGGCTCGCCCTTCTCGCAGAGCAACCTGGAAAAGGAACAACACACTGTCACTTCGTCGCTATCGCTGA
- the LOC119985298 gene encoding uncharacterized protein LOC119985298: MVDFPKGIKRLWNLWNIRGILLISLSLQTVLTLFAPLRSRTNRGFPTSLIWSAYFIADWAPVFAVGLISNDSDRTTDSDKAELLAFWTPFLLLHLGGPDTITAFSLEDNELWLRHLIGLFIQIAVALYIFVQTVPGNEVWMPTTFIFLAGIIKYHERTLALLHSSLDNLRDSMIKDQVPASQYYQVYGSEGKVPEILHTPAVVPLQSNEQFKATQADLPPTPLSNHEVVRHAYNFVNVFKGLIVDLIIPSRQFKKSRKFICERAEEDTLRLLEVELHFIYQVLYTKVQIIRSIRGVIYRLISFCAIVAAFASFHFRVNKNNFHKVDAKITYTLLWGAVVQDIISLFKAVFSDWTVASFRGRSANILSRFFDLRKPKWRECETEHFVRRKVLATPVIFRRWSGYVSGYSLIRYCLKARSQRIHKVQSRLQLLISGVTQTCPIREVIKGTKISFYKVFHIFRLEKVINLFINLYRLEDSVDEMLYKSREPLSLELWQFILRELKSKAMQAKDRKIATKMNSARGGWVLQDRAHLLPYVEDVSFEESLLMWHVATDLCYHADLQNQMQQFDYDHLNFSQRNPHCLMQQGWQRCCKILGDIDGR, translated from the exons ATGGTAGATTTTCCTAAAGGCATCAAAAGGCTCTGGAATTTATGGAATATCCGGGGTATTCTACTCATCAGCCTCTCCCTTCAGACCGTTTTGACATTGTTCGCTCCTTTGAGGAGCCGAACCAACCGTGGTTTTCCCACCTCGTTGATATGGTCGGCCTACTTTATTGCCGACTGGGCTCCAGTCTTTGCCGTTGGACTCATCTCTAATGACTCAGACCGTACCACGGATTCAGACAAAGCCGAACTTCTGGCATTTTGGACTCCATTTCTGTTGTTACACCTTGGTGGCCCAGACACTATAACAGCTTTCTCTCTTGAAGATAATGAACTGTGGCTTAGGCATTTAATTGGACTTTTTATCCAAATTGCTGTTGCTCTCTATATCTTCGTCCAAACTGTACCTGGAAATGAGGTATGGATGCCAACAACCTTCATTTTCCTTGCAGGTATCATCAAGTATCACGAGAGGACACTGGCCCTCCTTCACTCGAGTTTGGATAATCTTCGTGATTCTATGATCAAAGATCAGGTCCCTGCCAGTCAATACTACCAAGTATATGGTTCTGAAGGAAAAGTTCCTGAGATATTGCATACTCCTGCGGTTGTTCCTCTACAATCTAACGAACAATTCAAGGCTACTCAAGCGGATTTACCGCCAACACCTTTAAGTAATCACGAGGTGGTGCGACATGCTTATAATTTTGTCAATGTCTTCAAGGGACTAATCGTCGATCTCATCATCCCTTCCAGACAGTTCAAAAAGAGCCGAAAATTCATCTGTGAAAGAGCAGAAGAAGATACTCTGAGGCTATTGGAGGTTGAACTCCACTTCATTTACCAAGTTCTCTACACTAAGGTCCAAATCATACGTTCAATAAGAGGAGTCATTTACAGGTTGATATCCTTCTGCGCAATCGTGGCAGCCTTTGCAAGTTTTCATTTCCGAGTAAACAAGAACAACTTTCACAAGGTTGATGCCAAAATAACATACACTTTGCTCTGGGGCGCCGTGGTTCAGGATATTATATCTTTGTTCAAGGCCGTGTTCTCTGATTGGACAGTAGCTTCTTTCCGTGGGCGTTCAGCTAATATCCTCAGTCGCTTCTTTGATCTCAGGAAGCCAAAGTGGCGTGAATGTGAAACAGAGCATTTTGTCAGGCGCAAAGTGTTGGCTACACCAGTTATTTTTCGTAGGTGGTCTGGTTATGTGTCGGGATACAGCTTAATAAGATATTGCTTGAAAGCACGTTCACAGAGGATCCACAAAGTCCAGAGTCGTTTGCAACTTTTAATTAGTGGTGTCACCCAAACTTGTCCCATTCGGGAGGTCATAAAGGGTACAAAAATCAGCTTCTATAAGGTTTTTCACATTTTCCGCCTTGAAAAGGTGATCAATCTTTTCATTAATTTGTATCGCCTTGAGGATTCGGTTGACGAGATGTTATATAAGTCCAGAGAACCATTGAGTTTAGAGCTGTGGCAATTCATTCTCCGTGAATTGAAAAGCAAAGCCATGCAGGCAAAGGATCGGAAAATCGCCACAAAGATGAACTCTGCTAGAGGCGGTTGGGTTCTCCAAGATAGAGCTCACTTATTGCCATACGTTGAAGATGTTTCCTTTGAAGAGAGTCTTTTGATGTGGCATGTTGCCACTGATCTCTGCTACCATGCTGATCTTCAAAACCAGATGCAACAATTTGATTACGACCATTTAAATTTTA GTCAAAGAAATCCGCATTGTTTGATGCAGCAAGGCTGGCAAAGATGCTGCAAGATCTTGGGGGATATAGATGGAAGGTGA
- the LOC119985444 gene encoding agamous-like MADS-box protein AGL29: MARRRIRLAWIENRAARKATLKKRRPSLLKKVSELAILCDVPAAIIINSPDEQEAALWPAQREVVQQVLSGFLDLPEINQSKKSLNQETYLMEEVDKLGKKVLTVEKKLMELELETLINQTDQDREVGLLNLSQQNAHNLAIFTKDKIREIRSKIGASSSGLNIDDTQHNIQYSSPPTNTNEGGDEFVRSTMLIGGELHCVLNHVNAGVTVVPRVYIVYRIYIVYGL, translated from the exons ATggcaagaagaagaattaggctTGCATGGATAGAAAACAGGGCAGCAAGAAAGGCAACTCTAAAAAAGAGGAGGCCAAGCTTGCTTAAAAAAGTTAGTGAGCTAGCCATCTTATGCGATGTCCCTGCCGCAATTATCATCAACAGCCCAGATGAGCAAGAAGCAGCATTGTGGCCTGCACAACGGGAAGTTGTGCAGCAAGTTCTATCTGGGTTCCTCGACCTCCctgaaatcaatcaatcaaagaaGTCTTTAAATCAGGAGACTTACTTGATGGAGGAGGTAGATAAATTGGGAAAGAAAGTCCTGACGGTTGAGAAAAAATTGATGGAGTTAGAGTTAGAAACTCTCATCAATCAAACAGACCAAGATAGGGAAGTTGGCCTGTTAAATTTGTCGCAACAAAATGCACACAATCTAGCCATCTTCACCAAAGATAAGATTAGGGAGATCAGGAGCAAGATTGGTGCTAGCAGCTCAGGCTTGAATATCGATGACACCCAGCATAATATTCAGTATTCAAGTCCTCCAACAAACACTAATGAAGGAGGAGATGAATTT GTTAGGTCAACCATGTTAATAGGAGGTGAATTACATTGTGTGTTAAACCATGTAAATGCAGGG GTTACAGTGGTGCCTAGGGTGTACATTGTTTATAGGATATACATTGTCTATGGGTTATGA
- the LOC119985446 gene encoding agamous-like MADS-box protein AGL80 translates to MARRRIRLAWIENRAARKATLKKRRPSLLKKVSELSILCDVPAAIIINSPDEQEAALWPAQRQVVQQVLSGFLDLPEIDQSKKTLNQETYLTEEVDKLAKKVLTIEKKLMELELETLINQTYQDREVGVFNLTQQNARDLAIFTKDKIKEIRSKIGASSSGLNIDGTQPNIQNSSRPTNTNEGGDESVSRYDTGYLSDIFRHFQN, encoded by the coding sequence atggcaagaagaagaattaggctTGCATGGATAGAAAATAGGGCTGCTAGAAAGGCGACTCTGAAAAAGAGGAGGCCAAGCTTGCTTAAAAAAGTCAGTGAGCTATCCATCTTATGTGATGTCCCTGCCGCAATTATCATCAATAGTCCCGATGAGCAAGAAGCAGCACTATGGCCTGCACAACGGCAAGTTGTGCAGCAAGTTCTATCTGGGTTCCTCGACCTCCCAGAAATCGATCAGTCAAAAAAGACTTTAAATCAGGAGACTTACTTGACTGAGGAGGTCGATAAATTGGCAAAAAAAGTCTTGACTATTGAGAAAAAATTGATGGAGTTGGAGTTAGAAACTCTAATCAATCAAACATACCAAGATAGGGAAGTTGGCGTGTTTAATTTGACGCAACAAAATGCACGCGATTTAGCCATCTTCACCAAAGATAAGATTAAGGAGATCCGGAGCAAGATTGGTGCTAGTAGCTCAGGCTTGAATATCGATGGCACCCAACCTAATATTCAGAATTCAAGTCGTCCAACAAACACTAATGAAGGAGGAGATGAATCTGTTAGTAGATATGATACAGGCTATTTGTCTGATATTTTCAGACATTTCCAAAATTAA